The stretch of DNA tggctactgtgtaatggataaaaatgtgtatcaatagaataggaatactcttacgccaaaaatggctactgtgtaatctatctatctatcttcaCCAGCCTATTCAAGGCTGGTTTTCAACGGCTCTTCtcagagctagaggcgaatgaactgaaaagtttaaagcctctcaaagccaaaaagaagaagaagtatctatctatctatattagggtggcaatggatgtatgaaaaaaaaatcatcatcgaatttcaaaaaccgaccatatacaatttgtttataggcccaaaaaatgacctgtgcaaagtctcagctcaatcggctataatttaggggtgcctcaaagcgctcaaagttttgattctttgatcctcgaaaatcttccaaggggagaGTAAGGCCGTCTGCACACGGGTCAACTGAAAACCAACTTCAACTTGACGAAGGTTGAAAGCATGTGAAATCAAATGGGAGTCCGCACACGGGGCAACCAGTTGACAAGGTTGACTCAACCTGTTGGAAGTAGCCTAGCATGTCGAATTGCCGCTGTTTGAGGTTGAcaacattttcgttcaattttgttcgcgccaatttttttcgtaaatcagtgtaaatttgttttatcaAATGAGGgatgtatttacaaaaaattaaatatatttcaAGGATTCATTAATAAGACTAAGCAAATAGAAATGTGTGCTCGTTATGCATTGAGGATTActatattattatattgatgacatacCCATCAGATTAAAGAGCTCGACTAAGGTTTATTTGTGAAAGATGTTATGATATTTGATGAACTCTCCCGGGTATAAAATTTTCGTACACTTAATAATATtatacaaatatttttgaattcaTGGTGAACAGTAGATCTTGTGGTGTACTAAATGTATGTAaatgtattttgaaaaaaaaaataaacaaactgcgtgttccaCGATCTACCAAGATGGcgtccgctacaaaatggtggactaacaatttttttctcaaaaccccatcaatatgggtatcaaatggaaggacttgactagcagttatttatgaaaaatctaaatttgaATAGTCGCTACCACAAAACGGCGATacatacattttttcaaaaccttatcaatctgggcatcgaatgaaagggcttgactagtagaacacagttgtttatgaaaaatctaaattcaATATGGCGACAGTTACAAAAAGGTCAATCACGTTGCCttcgaatgaaacacaaattgctgTATTATTCGAGAatgattcaagcaaatgaaaccaaatttgacatgtggaggttttggggtgcaataaatgtttctatggtggttggacactcctccatccctctctaagaggggatcccataaaaataatacctatatttcaatcaaacatattccaaccaaacatgacaattgaaaattttcggaaaactctgaatatgttctacaatttcatagtgacaagcgttgttagtccatttgatctttgcgctaacgaaattaatctttgttcgaaagtggaaattgattttaatgtaataaaactcacccctatagcttcttctatctatatgaataaaaatggattgccgaatttatcaacacaatttaaatttatcaatatagcaaaactcgagaaagaaattgtccgatttagggctgtcttttgggggtctccgtagccatatgggttgcgcgttcgcttagtaagcgatcgatcgtgagttcaaaactcagggccctcattgaccatctttgtgttattacagaataactacgtccacgcacgcaacaatcatcagtgatggagatcgatccatggtcgaaataagatcgattaatccatacaactgctctgctctgcaagacacatcgggctgctgttctataaataactcaacaatgatcaatcaactgtctccgctgttcggtctaactggataatggaagaacagatagaaaactcttacgcctaaataggctactgtgtaaatgtgtaccatatgcaatggtatagaagggaatactggcaaatggcatctgtgtaatgtgctaattatagatatgataaacatgtgacatgttcacgattaaaattcggctctgttacagctaaaatgctaatgagtctaaaataaacaaaagggataaaaaaaagggctgtctttattctatcaaattttctgtatcaaacatgtattccatgtaacggagaaacatgttatttgcaagtggttgaaaaatcttgaacgagaattgtgtctataaataatctgatattataatgacgagttttgctaGAAGTACTCGGAATTTTCTAGTGAAGGTAATTTTAATGGGTagataagaagatcaatcaattaacagttctgcgattggacccatgaacatgaaaacgtgaatgcgataacgaaaaataaattttgggcgggacgtagTGTGCCGGGTtagctatttactaataaaaatgacgcaagtaatactatgttaaaacggcgaagttcctctaggaaccttagtgccatttaagaagaagaaaatatatacttgattcaaattgattttcaataaggaaaaaaattattcaacaaaaagaaCAAACAACGCGAGTACCTCTTAGTCATTCAATGTTATAATGAAAAAAGCGCTGTCTATTTGTGCATACtgccttttttctattttcaaaataCTCATGTATTTGGGCAAGTATTTCGAATTTGAATAAAAACGAGGTAATGTTCGCTCAGTgaaccataaaaaaaatatcaaaaagacGTGGTTATTGATCATTTGGCAGAAATTTACCAATTCCCATTTCCGCATAGTTGGTGAATGATCAAACCTTTATTCGTAATAATGCTGGCTGACTGATACACTACATTGCAAGAAGAATATTTCGATTTGAGCAACACACTGATAATTGAGCGGGCGTTTATCTAAACACTAGCTCCAAATTCCTATCTGTTCACATTTTAGTGCTCTGCGATTCCAGACGGGATCAACAACAACCAGTTTCAATTCAACCGTTGGCCAGAATCATCCCTCTTTTTTTTCCGAGATGCCGTATCCAGATTATTCAAAATATGTTACATCGTGTATACTAATTGTACTTTGTTACTCTCAATTGTCTGGTAAATGTTATGCTAATGAATAGTATCGTGTAATCAATTCACAAAACCACCTCTGCAGAATGTATCGATTGCGATCAGGAACCAAAACACGACGAGGGCCGCCTGAAGAAACAATTGCTGTGTGGTTCTTATGACACGGGATCCCGGCCTGTAAAGGACCCCAAGACAACCGTTGATGTTTCAGTCACACTTTCTTTGATGGGTCATGATTATGTGAGTTTTGCAGGTTTTATTAAATAACCAATAACCAATGGCAGCTTTTACCATTCCGATCTTTTTTTACAGGACGAAGATTACGAGACTCTCAGGGCCAACGTAATGCTTTTAATGGTGAGTAAGCGTCGTTATAGAGGAACATTCAAAGACTACCGGCATCTAATGCTAAACTATCATTCAGCAATGGAAGGACGAGCACCTTATCTGGAATCCACAGGATttcaaaaacataacaaaattgATTGTTAATACCGATGAAATCTGGAAACCTGATCTACAACTGTTTTCATCGTAAGTATCGCAAATGTGTTCACTTTATAATTCAAACATTCTCGACAACCCTCGCCCAAAACGCAGCTATTACAAACCGGACACAAAAGCATCCTGTACGAATCCACGCTGTCACGTACGTAACAACGGAACGGTCGACTGCATCCCGTCGTGTGATTTCTCGGCCCGATGCAATTCCGACTATTCCAATTGGCCGCTAGATTCTCAAAAGTGTCGTCTCTATTACGGAGCGTGGATGGaatcggccgccgaagtggatTTTCATTCGGAAGCCAGCCTGCTCCTTTCAACGCAAGCCAATGCGCATAGCCAATGGCGGATGGTTTCGGCAAAATTTTCCAAACAGTCACAGATGGGAAAAACGACTAACGCGACTTATCCGGTGCTCATATATGATTACATCATGGAACGCCATTCGAGTTTCCATCTGGCGGCGCTATTGACGCCCATTTTGCGTATGTATCACCATAAGCTCACACTCCAACAACTGTGATTAATCTTTGTTCCAGTGATAGTATTTCTGAATCTGTTCCTCACATGGCTCGATACCGATTCCATCGAGCGGAAACTTCTCCTCACTGTGTCTGTATTCAGTCACTTCCAGTATATGATGCAGATGCATTGGGCTGTCCCATACAATGGCGAAACCGTACCTGGAATTTGTATGTCACTCAATTACATGCGTCAATAGCTCCCTCGCTGAAGCTCTCATGCCTTTCCAGTGATTTTCTTCCGCAACTCCTTGATCATAACGACTCTGCtggtaatacattcaatgatcgGAACATCACTGAAGCGAATTGAATGCAACCCTCCGGCATTTGTAACTTTGATCGCGGGCACCATAGCCACCAACAAATTTGGGGAGTTGATTTTCGCTGGAGATTATATGAATGTCGAGTACAAGGTATGATTCGTACATGATAGATCACCTGACGAGAATACTTATGTGTTGTATTGCAGAAAACGGAACTTGCTCGCAGCGCCAATGTAGACCACGAGGAAAACAGGAAAACCTGGAAGTCGTTCAGCAAAATAGTGGACCGCACTCTGTTTCTTGTATTCTTCTGTTCATATGCAACGTCTTTCTTCGTGTATGTCCCATTGCAATATGTTCGCCAGGAAGAATTTGAATTAACATTGTTCGAATTTGTACTAGACAGCGCAATTGTAACATATGTGTAAACTGTGCGATTCACGACAAATATTCAATCCAAACTGACAGTgacaataaaatatttttgtttgtgaATAAATTtcgttaaacaaaaaaaaatacttgccGATTTTGGGTAACGCCATATCCAATTACTTCGGTTACCTGAAAAATTAAAAGGGTGATGCTCAAGACTTGGCCGCAGATGAATGGAATGAAATTGGAGAATTTATTCTATAGTAGGAATTTTTGAGGCCCAAAGAGCTTGCGTGTTTTATAGTCAAATGGGAATCGTAGATCATTTATGTTCGACCGGAATATTATTTAGCTATCTTGGAGCAGCGGATCTTAGATGACCAATCGattcttgacgtaggactacgtctttgatttctatataggtgggtaactctacgaaaaatgtaacgtttattaagagttttcaaatgcacatTACTCAGAATCTTTTCTACCATATATATTATGATATACTATTAAACAACGAaactggttacgaaaaagggttgtattttaaaaattacgaaACAACGATATGCTCCTCTTCAATATGCTCCTCatggctcctcacacaccttttCTATTGTTTGTAGCAGTACTGAAACTtttcttttgtgatggcgttcaaaagccgcgtcgctttttccttcgcctcttccaaggactgaaatcgggtacctttcaacacggatttgatcttggggaatagaaaaaagtcacatggggctagatctggcgagtatggggcatgttcgagcactggaatgcctGGAACACGACATTAGTCATATTAACGTTACATGACAGTGTTACAAGCACTCCAACTGTGAAAAGAAGAAATCTACAATTATTAAGCACTGTATGCACCTTACaacttcaagctaccgaacgcactattcgtttttccTCCCACCCCTCTAGGGCGCCCTTCAGGCGCGCAGTCTCGTCATTTACCtcgtataccattagacggcaaatttatccagccattttttcgcctgagacatcaaaagtaaaaataataaaacaaatgagcaatttaacaaatgaaagaggtatgttttgcgagtggAAGCAAAGAACGGTGAACggtgtggatttgagttattttcttgggggaaacttttttatgcggtccctatctaccaaaaaaaacgtttttttcaaattgtgtatcgaacacgattttttaaagctactggtgaagtttcgcacgatttttttttgcgatattTTTTGCgcggtccctatccccgcacaaaaaaaaggtttgcctgtattatgcattctttatttcaacttcgttcccatgaatgttgtatggtacacaaaattgtgtgcaataattcgttctataaAACGAATTTACAAGACCTTtttcgaatgtaaacatgtAGTAGTAATCAAATGTAAgatgcatcactcaaatttcaaGCAAGATTTCaccaaagcaacgaggaaagtgtcacccatacagtgatcgttcgataagtgggccggaaaatcaatacggctatcgaattttactcgctaactggactgctAAACAGCAGAagcaatacttcaaattgaagatgacatcAATTATCGATGCATAGCTGCTtacgccctgttatagataagtccagttgaagatagtaGATCAATGATACAATAAAATGATCAATACTAGGAGaatggcagcgattatcatgcgtgGATTTATTGAGAtgggcattacatcgcatcacaaaaatgaaacgaaatgaataaataataatcatcatgactcatattcataattctcaatgactcaattcctcctATGATAGAATGAACAGTAGAACCAagacgacttgattgtgatagtctgcaaacgaacattatttcaccgaaaaagctactgctcccgatgccttagaataagactaataccatagctatccattaaaaataaagcaactttataatttaatgtgtattttacctcaaaatatcacgaaattgtaagtattttcaacttgtgttttgtttcttcccaataaacttcatattcagtGTAATCAATGACGGTATATTTCTTCTGTTTACCGATccacttcatctaccattccaccctgttatgtgtcacactgatattcatcaatcattttcagttagacagttgcaCTTCCTGCGAGAAGCTaatattctttttttgttcgttac from Toxorhynchites rutilus septentrionalis strain SRP chromosome 3, ASM2978413v1, whole genome shotgun sequence encodes:
- the LOC129778498 gene encoding neuronal acetylcholine receptor subunit alpha-2-like, which codes for MPYPDYSKYVTSCILIVLCYSQLSECIDCDQEPKHDEGRLKKQLLCGSYDTGSRPVKDPKTTVDVSVTLSLMGHDYDEDYETLRANVMLLMQWKDEHLIWNPQDFKNITKLIVNTDEIWKPDLQLFSSYYKPDTKASCTNPRCHVRNNGTVDCIPSCDFSARCNSDYSNWPLDSQKCRLYYGAWMESAAEVDFHSEASLLLSTQANAHSQWRMVSAKFSKQSQMGKTTNATYPVLIYDYIMERHSSFHLAALLTPILLIVFLNLFLTWLDTDSIERKLLLTVSVFSHFQYMMQMHWAVPYNGETVPGILIFFRNSLIITTLLVIHSMIGTSLKRIECNPPAFVTLIAGTIATNKFGELIFAGDYMNVEYKKTELARSANVDHEENRKTWKSFSKIVDRTLFLVFFCSYATSFFVYVPLQYVRQEEFELTLFEFVLDSAIVTYV